The Cydia amplana chromosome 11, ilCydAmpl1.1, whole genome shotgun sequence genome includes a region encoding these proteins:
- the LOC134652516 gene encoding prolactin-releasing peptide receptor-like translates to MLALFNTTVQDDLISTIDPKNATNMNASHVPGVLILTKTLTGDVFNVIDEPKVNKTTDLIDFIVVQVAFCILYAIIFILGVFGNVLVCFVVFRNRAMQTVTNLFITNLALSDILLCIFAVPLTPMYTFLGRWVFGRLLCHLMPYAQGTSVYISTLTLTSIAIDRFFVIIYPFHPRMKLNTCIFIIVFIWIFSLVVTCPYGLFMGIQITNNKTYCEESWPADRSRKIFGVFTSVLQFVIPFLVIAICYTCVSIRLNDRARAKPGAKNTRREEADRDRKKRTNRMLISMVAIFGISWLPINVINIFNDFYAAMTEWNYYYMSFFLAHSMAMASTCYNPFLYAWLNENFRKEFKQVLPFFESTGGVRNSYHSGRMPTHKSDKICNGNDTIQETLLASSFNRGPSLKHRILEGNGRKDGVEIENIILEDKPISASYNTKNENVNLQLIDEESQLSEPRDGKSVVL, encoded by the coding sequence ATGCTGGCCCTCTTCAATACCACCGTCCAAGATGACCTCATCTCCACCATCGACCCGAAAAATGCCACCAATATGAACGCCTCTCACGTCCCAGGAGTCTTAATCCTCACGAAAACTCTCACCGGCGATGTATTCAACGTCATAGACGAACCCAAAGTCAACAAAACAACCGATCTCATAGACTTCATAGTCGTCCAAGTAGCCTTCTGCATCCTCTATGCCATCATCTTCATTTTAGGCGTATTTGGTAATGTTTTAGTATGCTTCGTCGTGTTCAGGAACCGAGCTATGCAGACGGTTACAAATCTCTTCATAACCAACCTGGCATTGTCTGATATACTGCTATGCATTTTCGCGGTGCCTTTAACGCCAATGTACACCTTCCTTGGGCGATGGGTGTTTGGAAGATTACTCTGCCATCTAATGCCGTATGCTCAAGGGACTAGCGTCTATATTTCCACGCTCACACTGACCTCAATAGCAATTGACAGATTCTTTGTCATCATATACCCTTTCCATCCGCGGATGAAGCTAAAtacttgtattttcatcatagttTTCATATGGATCTTCTCCTTAGTCGTCACATGTCCATATGGTCTTTTCATGGGTATTCAAATAACGAATAACAAGACTTACTGTGAAGAAAGCTGGCCCGCTGACAGATCTAGAAAAATCTTCGGAGTGTTTACAAGCGTGCTGCAGTTTGTCATACCATTTTTAGTCATAGCCATATGTTATACATGCGTTAGTATAAGATTAAATGACCGAGCCAGGGCCAAACCAGGTGCTAAAAACACCAGGAGAGAAGAAGCTGATAGAGATAGAAAAAAGAGAACTAACAGAATGCTAATTTCCATGGTAGCCATCTTTGGTATTTCCTGGCTTCCTATTAACGTAATCAATATATTCAATGACTTTTACGCGGCGATGACAGAGTGGAACTATTATTACATGTCGTTCTTCCTCGCTCACTCAATGGCGATGGCTTCGACGTGCTACAATCCATTTCTGTACGCTTGGCTGAACGAAAACTTCAGGAAAGAGTTCAAACAAGTCTTACCATTCTTTGAATCTACTGGAGGAGTCAGAAACAGTTACCACTCGGGTCGTATGCCTACGCATAAATCGGATAAAATTTGCAACGGCAACGATACTATTCAAGAGACCTTACTCGCTTCTTCATTCAACAGAGGACCGTCTTTAAAACATCGAATATTAGAAGGAAATGGGAGAAAAGACGGGGTCgaaatagaaaatattattCTAGAAGATAAACCAATCTCTGCTTCGTACAACACGAAGAACGAAAATGTAAATCTACAGTTAATAGATGAAGAGTCGCAGCTGAGTGAGCCTAGGGATGGCAAATCTGTTGTACTTTAA